The Brachyhypopomus gauderio isolate BG-103 unplaced genomic scaffold, BGAUD_0.2 sc171, whole genome shotgun sequence genome includes a region encoding these proteins:
- the LOC143501313 gene encoding BTB/POZ domain-containing protein KCTD21-like, with product MFNSSDSNWLCDPVCVNVGGEVYTTTVDTLTRCQDSMLGAMFTGKIPLLRDKHGNVFIDRDGKVFRYILNYLRGNSLDLPWDYSELDLLRREADFFQIRPLLVELKRRECEWRRSCGALLSVDMDSVERVMHFNYKQSPENYELRSCTVRMHTANVFCTSQKVIELLCTSFSYKRGDFITASQAEQMELHLEWVPCPPELPCEQHTRFGFQELIANQQDDARINNTRGFMTQLLRVVLPEGFRVDLVTPDPADILNCCRLRCVRY from the coding sequence ATGTTTAATTCTTCAGACAGTAACTGGCTATGTGACCCTGTGTGTGTAAACGTAGGCGGTGAGGTTTACACTACTACAGtggacacactcacacgctGTCAGGACTCCATGCTGGGTGCGATGTTCACTGGCAAGATCCCGCTGCTCCGGGACAAACACGGAAACGTTTTCATCGACCGAGATGGGAAAGTGTTCCGCTACATCCTGAATTACTTGCGGGGCAACAGTCTGGACCTGCCGTGGGACTACAGTGAACTAGACCTGCTGCGCCGTGAAGCTGACTTCTTCCAGATTCGCCCGCTGCTGGTGGAACTGAAGCGCAGAGAGTGTGAGTGGAGGCGGAGTTGTGGTGCACTGCTGAGTGTAGACATGGACAGTGTGGAACGAGTTATGCATTTCAACTACAAACAGAGTCCTGAGAATTACGAGCTGCGTTCCTGCACCGTGCGTATGCACACTGCTAATGTCTTCTGTACATCTCAGAAGGTCATTGAGCTGCTTTGCACCAGTTTCTCATATAAAAGGGGTGATTTCATAACAGCATCACAGGCAGAGCAGATGGAGCTCCATCTGGAGTGGGTTCCGTGCCCACCAGAGCTTCCATGTGAGCAGCACACCAGATTCGGTTTCCAGGAACTCATCGCCAACCAGCAGGATGATGCCAGGATCAACAACACTCGTGGGTTCATGACCCAGCTGCTTAGAGTCGTGCTGCCTGAAGGGTTCCGTGTTGACCTGGTGACCCCTGACCCTGCTGACATCCTAAACTGCTGTAGGCTGCGCTGCGTGCGTTACTAA